The genomic segment GCTACAGAGGCATAAGAGTCACTATCACTTACAAAAGCATCTCACTGTAGCTGTCCACAAATAAGGTCTTCAGTGATGGCCGTCTCTGCAGGAAATATTGAATCTGCAGGTAAACAGAGTAAGATCCCAGGAAAGGTTAAATGGTGAGCGCCCAGAATGCTTCCTACATGGAGCCACGATGGACCATGGGAGTGCATCAAAGCAAAGATAATGAAGACAGTGAAACAGGATGGGTCAGGCTAATGGGGTAATGTTATGTACTCGGtcaggaagatttttttaaaatagagtggAATTACAGCTATACCTAGAAGCAAAGATGGGAAGGAAAACCACCAAAATGTTATTAATTGCTGTGCTTGAATGATGGAAttgggtgatttttttccttctttttaatttgtactttttcttcctaattttctTAAAGAAGTTTGAATTACAGTAAAAATTCTTTAACCATCCTCCACCGAACTAACTCCCCAGGGTAAACCAGTGCTCTCCACCCCCCGAAAACATTCTGACTGATGCCCACGGTGCATGCTCCCCTCCAGGACACCCACACCCGCCTTGCCCTCCCACTGGTTAATCCTGTTTGCCAATAATGCTTTTTGCCCACTGCACttgctactgcagctttgtaCTTTACTAAAATATAAACTAGGAGggtgaaaataaacagaaacagttGTTTCTGTGAAGACAGAGTCCAGTGATTTGGAAAGACTCCTTAAAGGTgagttactgaaaaaaaaaaaaaagaggtgtagCTTAGATCAAAAAGATTAAggggcggcttccctggtggcgcagtggttgagagtccacctgccgcgggttcgtgccccggtccgggaggatcccacatgccgcggagcggctgggcccgtgagccatggccgctgagcctgtgcatccggagcctgtgctccgcagcgggagaggccacagcggtgagaggcccgcgtaccgcaaaaaaaaaaaaaaaaaagattaaaggaaaaaatcacaATAATCTCAAATTCTGCATTCAGGTCCCTTTGTACATGCAACAGTGGTTCCACATATATTAGAAGAATGGCCAAGGAATATGCATGTTTGAGTTTTTAGTTAAAATGGTTCCAGTTTACATATagatttctttcattattcagAGCTATAATGGGCTGTTTCAATTAATTAAACAACTACTAGTCATGATCCTGTCTCTTAAGAGGCTTCCACTCTATCTctgtaattaaaaattacattcagTGGGGAGCCCTGACTGCCTGTCTTCAAGCATGACTGCCCTGGGTCTGCAGGGACCCACTGGGCAAACCTGCACCCTCCCACAGCTGTGAATGCCTGAGGGATCTCATCTTCACCTGTGCATCTCTAAGCTCCTCTATCAGGGCCATTATGTGGCTGATGAATTAAAAGTGGGTGAGCGCTGAGTGAGTCTCTTGACTTTTTGTTTTGGTGATAGTGGAAACTCACGGAGTTGGAAGGAATGCTTACCCCTCGGAAAAAAAAGTAGACTCCCCCTGCTACAGAAAGAATCTCTCCAGTGACTCGGAAATAGCCCCCAACGGTGTGTTTCAGCTTAAAGGGAGGCTGCAAAGGGCAGAGAAGTTAGTgattccattcactcattcattcattccacaaacatttacctGGTACAGAGCCCTGCGATTAAGACCCAGCCCCTTCTGGAAAGGCTCAGCCTCCATcaggagagagagacacaaaTGAAGACAATGCATAATTATGGGGACACCTGCAAGGAGGCCCCTCTGTGGGACCTGATTTCCAAAGTGGCAGCTTCCAGCTGCTGAGAGGAGTATCCTTACTGTACTGTGCTCTCTCCTGGATGATGTCCTAACCTGGAGCTCTGCTTGGCTGGGAGGATGGTGGTGGCATCAGGTGGAGGCACCCTTACAGATCCAATGACATGTGCTTCCTGCTGTTCCCACAGCCTATGGCAAACGCCTGGTCTCCCAGAACTGTCAAGGTTCCCCACGGATGGTGGAGGGAGAGACGTCaccgtcacacacacacacacgcacgcgcgtgTGCGCccacgcacgtgtgtgtgtcgTCCTTGTGTTTCAGCCACAGTTTTCCAGAGTGGGTTTCCTTCCAGCCGATCACCCATGTTTCATAAGCACTAGTTCACTAGCTTGTCTCATGAGCACACATTTCGTTTCTCTTAAAATAAAGTCATTAGATGGCCTTAATAGTTGTATAGAAATTGGGTTGCACCTAACTAGGAAGTTGAGTTTTTCAACCAAATTTACAAGCAAGGCAACCTGGAGATAAAGGCAGCAAGTTAAGTGCTTGGATACTGAATGGAAAGTTCTCAGTTCAGAAACTTGAGGGAGTCTATGGCTCCCGGTAGCGTAGCGGAAAAAGTCTGGTCTTCAGTTAATCTGATGCATAACCCAGGGCCTGGCTTAGAGGAAGCCCTCGAAGTATATGTCCAGGGAATGAATAATGTGCAAGTGAGTGAACAAAAGCAGGCAGGTGAGAGGGCTGGCAATGTGCTCAGGGATGACGCCACCTGGGACCCTGAAGACACCCAGACGAGCGGAGAGGTGCTTCTGGAGCCCCAGTTCCTGCATCCTTTCTAACCTAGTACTGCCCCCCTGCGATCAGGGACCTCAGCGACCACAGGCTCGGCCTCTCAGAACCCGGAGGCTAAAGGAGGGGCTGAGAACAGGAGAGGGAGGTGAGACGACCAGGAGAGGGAGGACGGAGCACAGGGACGTAAGATCTCCAGGTGACTCTTCCATGTCTCCAGGGTCTGGCCTGGGCCCGTGGTCTCGGGGTCTTATAGGAacgcccgccccctcccctcgtCCCCCGCAGAGGCCCGAGCCCCAGGCGCACCCGGCCTTCCACAGGCCTGTAGTAGGCGGCCGTGGTGAAGATGATCATATACAGACAGTAGATGAAGAAGTTGAAGTAGAAGATGCGCTTGACGAATCTGTCCCACTTGTCCTGCAGGAGGCGGTTGAGCGGCTCCACTAAGAGCATGTCATGGCGATTCTAAGGGGAGCAAAGAGGAGTGAGGCTCACTCGTCCCGGACCCGTCTCACAGGACCACATCACACCCACGTCTCTGCAGGACCACGCCCTCAGCTCGGGCGGCAGCCGAGGGTCACAGCCGGCTCCCCACGTGGCCCCCCCGTGGGCCTCAGTGTCTCTGTTGTGCAGTGAACAAGGGGTGACATTGGACACGTGACCCTAAGAGCCCCTGACACTCAAGAGCGTACCAGTGTCACCCGACATTCTACGCCCACGCTCTGTAATAACGCTCTCCCAAGAGCCTACATCCTTGCTGTTCCCACAGTGTCGGGAAGAGCCTGGCACAGGCAGAGCTTAGCATGAGGCTGCTGAGGGAGAGGCCTTTGAATTCCTTAATTCTCCCATTTCCGGCCCTGAGTCAGACAGGCTATCCAGGTGGGAGTGGCAATTACCTATGCATGAGACTGAAGGGAACGGGGAAGTCTTTCCTGCCGTGAGTGGGCCCAGTGCCTGGGATACCACCATTACAAGTATTGCTTTGGGGCAAAAGTCTCACATCAACGAGCTCTCTGTAAAGTTCAAGTATTCCTAGGATGTGGATGAGCCAAAATCAGGTCATCCTAGCCTTTTTGGGCCATTGAGTGCAACTCTGACCCAAGCTGGAGCTCCCCAAATAAGGACCATGTTCAGTGTCTTCTTGAATACCTTTGGGGATGGGAAGCTCTCTGCTGCCCCAAGAAGCTTGTTGGGAAATCCTGCTCTCTGGAGTAAAGTTGGTCTTCTCTGCTTCCCACCAGTGGTCCCCGCTCTGCACTCGGGACCCCAGTACTGCATTCCAGCCCTTGAAAGCCTCCAGAGATGTGCAGATGGCAGCCGTGGCCCCAGAGCCTTCTCTCTAGGCCAAACACCCTAGTCCTTCTTGAGGTTGTTTCCTACCTGGGCCAGCCCTCTGGGAACACTTACATCAGGGATTCTGAGTCAGAGGCCCAGATTCAGCATGGCAGCCCAGGTGGGAGCTGACAGGACAGAATAAAGCAAGCCAGGCCTCTCCCTCCTCTGGATTCTGCCCCTGTAAGTGCAGCCTCTGCCCTGTGAGACATCATGGCAGCCCATCATCACCAACAGCACAGACTACAGCCCCCAAAGTCAGCCTCAGGGCCTGGAGCACCTGTCACCTTAGAAAGATGGAACAGCAGTGGTGGCAGGATAAACTTTTCATTAAGTGGCATTGGGACCCTCATTTGTAAACAAAATAAGTAAGACACCTAcctcacacatacacaaaaatcaattcttgATAAATTTAAAAGCCAAACATAAAATACCTACAAAGGAACTAAATATAAGTATTGGAAGATGTATGTGCAATCTTGAAGTGGAAAAGGCTTTCCAAAGCAAGACACAAGTCACAAAAGCTATGAAAGAAAAAGTCTAACCAATTCGACTCTCAAAATGAAAACTCTGTATAAgcaaatgatgcaaatgaagTTTGCaagagactaggagaaaataaaatatctgaaacacATGCAATAGAGAAAGGATCAATTCATTTCATAACAAGAGCATCTACACACTAAAAGAGTAAGGCAAACAGTCCAGTAGAAGAGATGGCAAAGGACAAGGAACAGGAAATCTACCAAAGAAATATGAATGGttgaaaacacatgaaaaaattctcagCCTCACGGTAAGCAAGAAAACAAGAATTAAGACATCAATGAGATAGCATTTTGGGCTCCATGGGCTTaaactaggttaaaaaaaaaaagattggtaaTACCCAGGTTGGCAAGGACACAAGTAGATGTGTACCCATGGGTGGTGGGCAAGTACATTCATGAAATCTTTTTGGAGGCCATACTTTCTGACTTAGCAATTCCAGTTCCAGGTGTCCTTCATAGAAAAATTCTCAAACCCATGCCAAGTGGCCGGTAGCAttgtagtaggaaaaaaaaaacaacaacgaaataactcaaatgtcatTCTGTGGATATTTACACCCCATTCCTTCTATGGAATACttgcagtaattttttttaatgaagcagaCTCATATGTGCTGATATAAAACTAtctacagggacttctctggcggtccagtggttagaactctgtgcttccactgaagggggcccGGGtccgatccccggtcggggaagatctcgCAAGCCgagcagcgcagccaaaataaaaaatttaaaaaacaataaaacatgccACTAAGTGAAAAACATGGTTGTTCTgtactatatatagtataatcccatttatataaacaaaatgaagctACATGTTTTTATATGGTAGAAAAGGAGGATTCTTTTCTTGTCtatgtatttttgaaatatttaagttTTATGGGAATATTATCATATATTGACTGTATGATGCAGGAAGACATTCGGTGGGAATGAATGGGGAGATGAGACCGCAGGGTGTAGGCCCCGGGTAGCAGGTTTCCATTGATGGGAGGggccagagccagattagggaGTGGGAGTAGGGGCTGGGGTGCAGTGAGGCCCGAAGCCCTTCCTGGCTGGGTCCCAGCCTCAGCCCACTCACAGGTGTCTCACTGCTGCTGTAGGCAATCACCTCCAGCACTGAGTTCTTCTCACAGGTGTCGATGCAGGACAGGTCGTACAGTGAGGAGTGCACGGGCCCGTAGGCCCACTCGGTGAACTTCCTGGACAGGTGCCTGCACTCGGGCTCCTGGATCTCCCTCTGGAGAATATAGGCCAGGACCTGCCGCAGGGATACAAGAGCCTGTTAGAGGCCAGCCTGGGGCCCTGCACGGGCTGCATTCCCTACCAGCTCTGCTCCAAGAATAATTCTGCTTCCCAGCCCATTGGAGACCCCACCCAAGCCCCAGGAGAGCCCCACCCCCATCTAGCAGCCTCCCGACCACCATCAAGATCAACTTCCCACTGCCTCAGACCCCAACTGCAGCCACATCGGACCCATCACCTGATCACACCTGGCCCCCCATTTCTCCCATCTCACAGTGAAGGACTGCAGTGGTCCACTCTAGAAAACCTCAagccagaaggaaataaaatccaaGAAATAAAACCAAGGTTATAAAGGTTATAAAACCAATGTTCTCATCCTAAGAGACTCAGTATGAACAGAGTCAAGCTCCCAGAATCCTCTGGTACTGAGAAGCCCCTTCCCCTCCAGTTCCCAGTTGCCCAGCCCCACCTTCAGCCTTCCATGGCCTGACATCGTCCACAGGCTTGGGCCTGCCCCACCCCATTAGGACCCCATATCACCCAAAAGTCCTATCTTCCATGAAAAAACACCAACAGCTTCTCTTTCCATTTCACCCTCAGATcaacccacccccatccccagaccCCAGCGCCCCACCCCCATTCTGTGTCTTGTCGGTGATGCTCAGAGTTGGAAATCAGAAACGGCCACGTGTGAGCTGATGAATTCTGCTCGGCATCTCACAATTCCCCTGGCTGACTCTAatgccccctgccctccctctaCAGGCTGGTGGGGCAGCACCAGGGCTCTGCGCGGTGGCGATGTCAGAAGCTTAGGAAGGTAGGCAGGCCCCTCCCACAGCACCCCCTGCTCAGGCATGATGCCCCCTCCCTACCCCGATCTTCCCACTGCTGGCGGCCAGAGCCAACGGCGTCAGCCCCTTCTTGTTGGTGAGCTCCTCCAGCTTCAGCGCAGGGTGCAGTCTGGCCCCCAGGATCAGAATCTCATTGTACATGCTCGTCACAAACTTGGTGTTGTCGGCCGTGTTGTCAGCCACCTCCACCAGCGCGTGCAGCACAGTGTTGCCCACCGAGTCCCTGGCGCTGATGTCGGCCGACTGCCAGGAGTTCTGCAGCAGGAACTTCACGGTGCCCAGCTGGTTGGTGCACGCAGCCAGGGAGAGGGGCAGCTCACCTGCAGCCAACACAGGCAAGCGGTGGGCTTCCCCAGGAAGAGACTGGCCCTTGCACCACCCAGCCTCCAActccccccatctccacctcAAACCTCCCCTTAGCAATCATCAAAAAGCCAAGTGTCTACCACGTGGTCTCCCCACCAAAATAGAAGCCAGGCCGCCCTTTGGTTTTCTTAAAGAAGTCCCCATTGGCCGCGGCCTGGACGTCGGCCCCGTTCTCCACCAGGAGGGTCACCAGTGCCATGTTCCGTCTCTCGATGGCAATGTGCAGTGCCGTCTGGCCTGTGGAGGACGCGTGCTGTTGGCTTTGTGCTTGTCGTCCTGCGGGGGCTGCCCGGACAGGTGCCGGCGGTGGGCGTGGGCAGAACATGCAGCATGACCCCCCACCAAAGGAGGCCCAaggaggccctgaggcaggagtagAGACCCCCAGAACAGGGAACACCAGActgggagctgaaggaatcaaAATGGCCCAAGTGTAAGGAGCACCGAGCcattgtgggggtggggggtgcagggACCCCCAGGACCAGGAGATCCCAACTCAGTGGCTGGACAGGGAGTAAGGAGCTCAGAGCCTTTCCCGGGCATGACGGTGCCCTCCTGGATCCAGGCAAACTTGTGGGCAAAGCCATGCCGGCCCGGGCCTCCCTCACCCTTGTAGTAGCCGTCCGTGTAGCTGGCGTTGACCAGCTCCTTCAGGCTGTCTGTCTGCCGGGCGATCTCCAGGAGAAGGGGGATGGTGTCGTTCTGCCCGTCGTGCAGGTTGAGCATGGCTTTCAGCAGGCAGGTCTTCCCTGTGTCCGGGTCTGCAAGACAAAATGGGGGTCAGAGCAGGCAGCACGGCGGGGCCACTCCCGGGACCCGGCGGCTTCCGGGCCACCTTTGAATTCGCTGTCCGTGAGATGTTTCTTGCTATTCTTCAGAAAGAGCAGCAGGCTCTCCAGCTCTTCACAGTTATTCTGAGCCACTGCTTCGAAGATCTTCCTGCGATCATAGAGCTTGAGGTTCTCGGCAGCAGAGTCCTGGGATGGCTGCCTAAGGGCCAGAAAACACCTTCGTCTCATACTCTGGTCTCAGCCCTGAGGCCTTCAGAGCCTGTCAGGGGGCACAACTAAACCCCGAGGCAaaccaaaaggggaaaaaacacgaTACAAAACCCACCGCTCAGTCCAGGCTGTAACAGGGAACAGTGGGGCGCGTGTACCCCTGTTGTGTCCCCACCCTGTGTGTAGGCATCATCTAGAAAGTCTTTGCAGCCTCCACTTCCTCCAATACCCAGGCCACTCACTTCTCTGCCTGCTCAGAGGCTGGGGGAGCCTGGAGGGGATGGAGGGCAGGGGTTTGGCTGGCCTCTGCTAAGTGAAAAAGCATCCTCACAGGGCCACAGAAGTCATCCAGCCCTGTGCAGTCCCTGTCCTGCTTCGGAGGAGGTGGGAGGCCTGGTGCACTCTCACTGGAACTGTTCTGTACTCTGTCTAAAAGCATCCTGCGCCTGAGCCTTCCAACTTAGTCCTCATGATTAGGGCTGGTGAGCGTTCTAAGCCTGGACCCAGAGATCAGCCAGCAGCTAGGATCAGCATATATGCCAGCATGTGTGGCCACATGTCCTGAAGGTCCTATGAGTACAGACGCTGGACCAGGCGACCTCTGGAGGCCCCCCAGCTCCCTAGCTCTATGACCTTCAGCCCATAAACTCGAGTATCACATGGTGTCTCCACGGCTGGGGCCTCAGCCAGCTGGGCCAGTTAGGCTCCTGGTGGAGAGGGAGGCTGAGCTCCAGATGCAGCTTACCTGGCACAGGTGGGACCATCCCCAGGCCTCTGGACGGTGACAACAGGGCTGACTGTGATGGCCGGGCAGGATGCCAGCTGACCTTCCTCATAAGAGCAGTCCATGAGGGATGTGTCCTCCGAATCACCCTTTCCAAAGAGCCGGCTGCGGCTCTTGGCCACAGGGAAGCTGTGGGGCTTGGCTGGAGCTGGCCTGGAGTTAGGGTCTCCATCTAGGGGTTCTGGGCAGGAGTCCTCTTGACGCAGGTCCTGAGATTCCCGTAAGTCTGAGCTCCCCCATTTCTTCATCCTGCCAGATCCTCTGTGGCCCGAGAGGCGGCCTGCGGGCAGCCACCAAGATCGGGTTTGCTCCCAGCTGGAGGGCTGCATGACCCCAGCCCCCACTGCCCTTGTTGCAAAGGCCCCTGTGAAGCAGGACAGCCCAGAAGTCCGACAGCTCCTGCCCCCAGCCTTCCAGAAAGGAAGCTTTCAGGGGTGTTGTacctcccaccccagaggcctCAGGGGGAGCAGGCCTAGCAGCCCCATGGCCAGCAGCCTCCAGGGATGAATGAGCCCCCAGCTTGGAACCATCAGGATGGAtggttcctcctcttctctgggcctcagttgccttGTCTGCAGAGTAGGAATGATAACCACTGCTCTGCCTCCCTCCAAGATCAGAATACGGGAAACAGGAGGAGAGGCTAATCTCTGGCTGTGCATCTGGGGAGGAGCTCAGGACGGCTCAGCCCCAAAGAGCCGAGCAGTGTGCGTCCCCAGGAGCAAGGTGGCTGCTGGCAGAGACCGGCACTCACACTCCACACTGCATGGGCCCTTGGGTGCTGTGTGTCACCCCCCCACCCTCATCAGCCACGCACTCTCCTACCTTTGCTCTTCGACCTGGCTGCTGCAGCTGTTGAGTTTGCAGGGGATTTTTTGCACGTTTTGTCATCTTTGTGAAATTAGTATATTTCAAGCATCCTGGCCCTGAACTTTTAGACCTTAAGTGATTCAGCGCCGGTGGGCCTTCTAGGCCTGAACACCTGGACTTACACTGGCAGCTGGTGCCAGCACCTATGGCTGTAAACTGCTGTTGATACTGTTTTCCACTCTTTCTTAACCTCCTTTCCTACTCTTCCCCTCCCGACTGGGCACCATCACTCCCTGATACCCAGCGCTGTCCCACATCTCAGGGACCTTGGCCTCCACAGTGCCTCCACATGGGgtgctttttcctccttctcctcctgtcCAAACCGCACCACCGCTCAGATGCCACCTCCCCACTGATGCCACTTCCTACACGTCCCCTAATCCCTGCACTCATCGTGCTGCTCCCCTCCCGTTCCAGAGGGGCCCAGCTCATTTCATCCCTCCTCACAGCCCTCTTAGCACCGTCCACCATGCAGTCTAGCAATTTCTATGCTTAACTGTTATCTCCGCACCCTGCCCCGTGAACTCCACCTGGGCAGGGCACTTACCAGATCCAtgtctttatgaaaaaaaaagctgTGCTGGGAAAGGAGTGAGATCAGATACAGACCCTTCTGGCTCCCATTTCCATAGTAAGTTAGAGAGATTCATGTTCCGGCAGTGGCCGGATTCCAGAAAACAGCCATTGAAGGAATGGGAGGCTTCTTAAGCCTGCATGTTCAAGTGAAAGTTCAGGCAGTGAGAAGTCAGAGCACGTGGCTGGGCTGTGACAATAACTCGGCTATGATCTGATACCCAGATCCACGCGGAAAAAGAGGCAGCCTTACCATTTCGCATCCTGTGAATAGGACAGACGATGACTACAGGCTCGTTTCCACTCCTGCCTGTTGTTCTGCACTCAGGAGGGCCTGAGTCTTTCTCTGATTCATCCATTAGGTGGAAACTCTGCTGCAGGAAGTATGCCCAGCCACAGAAAGCTCCACTTCCAACCAACACCCCTGTGTGCATCCCatcattcaacacccattcactGACACTACTGggtgcccagccctgtgctggggGCACAGAGAGGACTGAGACCCCATCGGAGACAGAAACCAGGTgctggctggggcaggggaaCCACAGCAGGGCCCGGGGTGCTGAAGAAGTCTTCGTGGAGGAGGTGACAGATGAGCTGGGCCTGGAAATGGAACAAGGCTGGGCTGGGACTAGGGAAGAGGATGGAGACCCCCAGAGCAGCTGATGAAGAGGAAGTCAGTGGGGTCAGAACCAGATGGCTGTCAGCCCTGAATGCCAAGGAACAAGATGTGGACATTACTGCTCAGATGGTAGGAAGCCATGAGAAGCTTCCCATCGAGGCCTGTTCATAGGATGGGGATCGTATTGGCGATTAAAAGGCACGGGAGGCTAATGAGAATGAGAGGAATTGATGTGTttgagcccatgctgtgcaaagGAAAACACTGTTCTAACACTTTACAGGCATTCACTCGCTTTATTCTCACATCTCTAAGAGGGAAatattttacggatgaggaaactgaggcacagagcaattATATTACTTAcccgaggtcacacagttagtaaaagGTGGAACCTGGATTTGatcccaggcagcctggcccctGAGTCTCTCTAGCACTCTACCACCCCCACCGGAAGGCTCAGGGCTCTTTCTCAGTCACGAAAATCAGCCCCAGACCTCAAACCAAGAGCTGGGGGCCAATCAGACCaggccctcccagccctggggccaGGCAGGTGGGGACAATGCCCTTTCATTCAGAAGCCCCAAACCTGTAGCACCCTCCTGCTCAAAACAAGCAACCCAGGAAGCTCAAAACCCCACAACAGACACAAATCAGGTCCAGGCCATATGCCAGGCCTGGCTCTCCCAGGAATGTCTCCCTCTGGATAAGGCTGgctgcaaaaccaaaaataaacctgCTTCCCAACTAGCAGCTCTTAACAGCCCAACAAGAGAGCACCTATTAGCCAGGAGCCTCAACAAACCTTTCAGTGCTGttctttcttgcagctttgcCTCATTCTCTGACTGGTCCAAATCTAACCAAACTCAGTAAGCATGAAGCAGCCCACACAGTGCTAtcagtcagtcagtcaacaaACCCTGAATCTGCCCTGCAGGCCCTGCACCTGATTCCCTACTGGAAACCAAGCTTCTcccaggacagagggagggacaAGAACTAAGAGGCCATTTGCTCTAGGCTGGGGGGGATGAACAGGGACAAGATAGTCTGCACTGCCAGGCCTGAGGTGTGCCCAGCACGTGCGCCCCATGGCAATGCACCTGTCAGAGCCAAACATTCTACAGAGTTGGGGGAATTTCCAACCGCGGTTTGGGGTGTCTGATGGAGATGGTGCTTCTGTTTTACATAAGATTCACAAATTCACCCATCTGGACTAAAGGATGGTCTCAAGAAAAGACTCTGCCCAGCAAAGGCCTGGTTTGGCCTCTGGGTCTTTCTCAACTCTAGAGCCAGGAAGGACACTGCCCATCACCTGGGAGaggcctcccttcccctctccccagtccAGGTGAGACATCCTGGGGTAcagctctcctcctcccctctctgcccaAAGCATCCATCTGCGTCTGGCTTCCGTTCGGGCTTTTGGGAGCTGGTCTAGCACCCGGCCTTGATCATTCTCGTCTCCTACTGAGCATCTCCTAAAGAGGGATGGAGAGCTGGGTTTGCAGCGCATGGATGAAGAGCCAGAGGAACACTACCAAAAACAGAGAGTGGAGGCTAGACAAGGACCCAGGGCTCCCGCCTGCCGGCCCAGCGCTCCTTCACTCCAGAGAGGACTACGCACTGAATCCTTCAGCCACGGACCGCTGGCCTCTGCAGCAGCCAGAGCTTCTTCACCCCAGGATGCCTCTGGTGCAGATGAGACAGTGATAATAGCAACCTCCACCATCCCTTACCAAGCGCTCACGATTAGCTAGGATAAGTGCCCTGCGACTCCAGTACCACTTAAGACTCACCATGGGCTTTGAGGAAGCCACTGTTATTATCCCCAGGTTTCCGATGGGGTGAGTGAGGCGCCGAGAGGCTAGCTGAACAGCCCgtagtcacacagctgggaagaggcATACCCCAGCTTTTGACAGCTCACTATGCTGTCCAACGCTTTTAGATGTTTCTGAAAGCGAACATCCAACTACAAAAGGGACTCACCAGCTAGACGCAGGCACACCCCAGACCCAGCAGGCGCGGCGAGCTCGAAGGCCGTTCCACTCGAAGGGAGAGTGGAGCTGCTGTGGGGAGAAGAGgtgcctcccctgcctccctccgtGAGGGTCCACGGCCTCTCCCCGGGCTGTGGCTGCTCCGCACTGACAGGGATGGGCTGTGGGCGCCCTCTGGCACTCAAGGAAAACGTTTCCAGCAATAGTAGCAGCTGCTGTTGCTGAGGCTCCGATTCCCAGAGGACCCCAAAGTCTTTCCCATcatttttgccctttttttcaGAAACCACTTAGTGCTGGGGCCACAATGCAATTAGCCACACGCAGCCCAGAACCAGCCAGAGCTGGTGACCTCAGCTCTCAAGGAAGAGGGGCGCTGCTCAGACCTCCCAAACCCACCACTCTTGCAGACAGGGTGGTCTGGGGAAACAGCTCAACAAATGCACTTTCACAGCCAGAGATGTAAATGGAGCACCGCTCCATTTTCAAAATGCAGAAGGAATGGAAAGGGTCACCCATCATGCAATCCTGGCCTGGCAATTAGG from the Delphinus delphis chromosome 19, mDelDel1.2, whole genome shotgun sequence genome contains:
- the TRPV1 gene encoding transient receptor potential cation channel subfamily V member 1, which translates into the protein MKKWGSSDLRESQDLRQEDSCPEPLDGDPNSRPAPAKPHSFPVAKSRSRLFGKGDSEDTSLMDCSYEEGQLASCPAITVSPVVTVQRPGDGPTCARQPSQDSAAENLKLYDRRKIFEAVAQNNCEELESLLLFLKNSKKHLTDSEFKDPDTGKTCLLKAMLNLHDGQNDTIPLLLEIARQTDSLKELVNASYTDGYYKGQTALHIAIERRNMALVTLLVENGADVQAAANGDFFKKTKGRPGFYFGELPLSLAACTNQLGTVKFLLQNSWQSADISARDSVGNTVLHALVEVADNTADNTKFVTSMYNEILILGARLHPALKLEELTNKKGLTPLALAASSGKIGVLAYILQREIQEPECRHLSRKFTEWAYGPVHSSLYDLSCIDTCEKNSVLEVIAYSSSETPNRHDMLLVEPLNRLLQDKWDRFVKRIFYFNFFIYCLYMIIFTTAAYYRPVEGRPPFKLKHTVGGYFRVTGEILSVAGGVYFFFRGIQYFLQRRPSLKTLFVDSYSEMLFFVQSLFMLGTVVLYFCHCKEYVASMVFSLAMGWTNMLYYTRGFQQMGIYAVMIEKMILRDLCRFMFVYLVFLFGFSTAVVTLIEDGKNGSVSAELTSHRWRGPGCRPSDSSYNSLYSTCLELFKFTIGMGDLEFTENYDFKAVFVILLLAYVILTYILLLNMLIALMGETVNKIAQESKNIWKLQRAITILDTEKSFLKCMRKAFRSGKLLQVGYTADGKDDYRWCFRVDEVNWTTWNTNVGIINEDPGNCEGIKRTLSFSLRSGRAAGRNWKNFALVPLLRDASTRERHPAQPEEVHLKHFAGSLKPEDADIIKDSAALGEK